Proteins from one Thalassophryne amazonica chromosome 20, fThaAma1.1, whole genome shotgun sequence genomic window:
- the LOC117501548 gene encoding 26S proteasome non-ATPase regulatory subunit 4-like isoform X1, which produces MRFNLCLRQKATRSFKMGLESTMVCVDNSEYMRNGDFLPTRLQAQQDAVNIVCHSKTRSNPENNVGLITMANNCEVLTTLTPDTGRILSKLHAVQPKGTISFCTGIRVAHLALKHRQGKNHKMRIIAFVGSPVEDSEKDLVKLAKRLKKEKVNVDIINFGEEEANTEKLTAFINALNGKEGTGSHLVTVPPGPSLADALLSSPILAGEGGSMMGLGASDFEFGVDPSADPELALALRVSMEEQRQRQEEETRRAAAVSAAEAGMTTGSADESEEALLKMSVSKPETGAAVLPDFSSMTEEEQIAYAMQMSLAGGEYGDLDTGAPMDTAESVKEEDDYDVMQDPEFLQSVLENLPGVDPNNEAIRNAMGSLTSQSGNKPDTKKDDEKKK; this is translated from the exons ATGAGATTTAACCTATGTTTACGGCAGAAGGCAACAAGAAGTTTCAAAATGGGGTTGGAAAGTACAATGGTTTG TGTCGACAATAGCGAATACATGAGAAATGGAGACTTTTTGCCAACAAGGCTGCAGGCTCAACAAGATGCCGTGAACATTGTTTGTCACTCAAAAACGCGCAGCAACCCGGAGAATAATGTGGGCCTCATTACCATGGCAAA CAACTGTGAGGTCCTGACAACACTGACACCTGATACTGGCCGCATCTTGTCCAAACTACATGCTGTCCAGCCCAAAGGAACAATCTCATTCTGCACTGGCATTAGGGTGGCACAT CTTGCCCTGAAGCACAGACAAGGGAAAAACCATAAGATGAGGATCATTGCTTTTGTTGGGAGTCCTGTGGAGGACAGTGAGAAAGAT CTTGTAAAACTTGCAAAACGCTTGAAAAAAGAGAAAGTGAATGTAGATATCATCAACTTTGGTGAGGAG GAGGCGAATACAGAGAAACTAACAGCATTCATAAATGCTCTAAATGGCAAAGAGGGAACAGGCTCGCACCTAGTTACAGTCCCTCCAGGACCCAGTCTGGCTGATGCACTCCTCTCATCTCCCATCCTGGCTGGCGAAGGAGGTTCGATGATGGGTCTTGGCGCCAGTGACTTTGAGTTTGGTGTGGATCCCAGTGCTGATCCTGAGCTAGCCCTG GCCCTGCGTGTGTCTATGGAGGAGCAGCGTCAAAGACAGGAGGAGGAGACCCGCAGAGCTGCTGCTGTCTCCGCTGCTGAGGCCGGCATGACCACAGGCAGTGCAGATG AATCAGAGGAGGCCTTATTGAAGATGTCAGTATCTAAGCCTGAGACTGGTGCAGCAGTGCTTCCTGATTTCAGCAGCATGACTGAGGAGGAACAGATAGCCTACGCCATGCAGATGTCTTTGGCTGGAGGAG AGTATGGTGATTTGGACACAGGAGCCCCCATGGATACTGCAGAATCAGTAAAG GAGGAGGATGATTATGATGTGATGCAAGACCCAGAATTTCTTCAGAGTGTGTTGGAGAACCTACCAGGTGttgacccaaacaatgaggccaTCCGCAACGCCATGGGTTCACTAACTTCACAGTCAGGAAATAAACCAGACACCAAAAAGGATGATGAAAAGAAGAAATGA
- the LOC117501548 gene encoding 26S proteasome non-ATPase regulatory subunit 4-like isoform X2, giving the protein MRFNLCLRQKATRSFKMGLESTMVCVDNSEYMRNGDFLPTRLQAQQDAVNIVCHSKTRSNPENNVGLITMANNCEVLTTLTPDTGRILSKLHAVQPKGTISFCTGIRVAHLALKHRQGKNHKMRIIAFVGSPVEDSEKDLVKLAKRLKKEKVNVDIINFGEEEANTEKLTAFINALNGKEGTGSHLVTVPPGPSLADALLSSPILAGEGGSMMGLGASDFEFGVDPSADPELALALRVSMEEQRQRQEEETRRAAAVSAAEAGMTTGSADESEEALLKMSVSKPETGAAVLPDFSSMTEEEQIAYAMQMSLAGGEYGDLDTGAPMDTAESRRRMIMM; this is encoded by the exons ATGAGATTTAACCTATGTTTACGGCAGAAGGCAACAAGAAGTTTCAAAATGGGGTTGGAAAGTACAATGGTTTG TGTCGACAATAGCGAATACATGAGAAATGGAGACTTTTTGCCAACAAGGCTGCAGGCTCAACAAGATGCCGTGAACATTGTTTGTCACTCAAAAACGCGCAGCAACCCGGAGAATAATGTGGGCCTCATTACCATGGCAAA CAACTGTGAGGTCCTGACAACACTGACACCTGATACTGGCCGCATCTTGTCCAAACTACATGCTGTCCAGCCCAAAGGAACAATCTCATTCTGCACTGGCATTAGGGTGGCACAT CTTGCCCTGAAGCACAGACAAGGGAAAAACCATAAGATGAGGATCATTGCTTTTGTTGGGAGTCCTGTGGAGGACAGTGAGAAAGAT CTTGTAAAACTTGCAAAACGCTTGAAAAAAGAGAAAGTGAATGTAGATATCATCAACTTTGGTGAGGAG GAGGCGAATACAGAGAAACTAACAGCATTCATAAATGCTCTAAATGGCAAAGAGGGAACAGGCTCGCACCTAGTTACAGTCCCTCCAGGACCCAGTCTGGCTGATGCACTCCTCTCATCTCCCATCCTGGCTGGCGAAGGAGGTTCGATGATGGGTCTTGGCGCCAGTGACTTTGAGTTTGGTGTGGATCCCAGTGCTGATCCTGAGCTAGCCCTG GCCCTGCGTGTGTCTATGGAGGAGCAGCGTCAAAGACAGGAGGAGGAGACCCGCAGAGCTGCTGCTGTCTCCGCTGCTGAGGCCGGCATGACCACAGGCAGTGCAGATG AATCAGAGGAGGCCTTATTGAAGATGTCAGTATCTAAGCCTGAGACTGGTGCAGCAGTGCTTCCTGATTTCAGCAGCATGACTGAGGAGGAACAGATAGCCTACGCCATGCAGATGTCTTTGGCTGGAGGAG AGTATGGTGATTTGGACACAGGAGCCCCCATGGATACTGCAGAATCA AGGAGGAGGATGATTATGATGTGA
- the znf687b gene encoding zinc finger protein 687b isoform X2 has product MGDMKTPDFDDLLAAFDIPDIDAKEAIQSAPDEAEGPHGPTAAPLGKPESVVGVGSSLRPPSPSEPQTDTSIVSVIVKNKVRLEPEEGDADRDPIDVIAGVDVGPRLGACAPGIAESEALNHNGFRASGVSTPLPLSQVQSNGAPWSMSTPKVSSETGAVGCGVAKSHKQSGNILNRLKPLVAQGSGDPVGRARKMQLLQQQQHQQQQDTDQDKADGVKASLLSSSSLSSGTSLGTDGPVGLASPFFPSSKPLLSPPPSALSSHPLHSPQPFNGASKSGPAGFQPQELEDDDSDVDLGSPLVIQENPDSPSSTQLSRRYKSVSADPNKTHPQPSAASHPKPGDTPSGAASSTSRPGSAESPPLEDKHPEHVIEERDSPESPEPETPTATAHAATKKCSSPAVASTPPPSELQEPKEEEEEMEVGNGIDRVVEGKADIGKGDDTRTGEEKMEVDDKSKLLSAEGKDARIPASAASGASSRPLKVRIKTIKTSTGGITRTVTRVASKSGAAGGKGVDTKSQAGERKTLANKSQKTEIPSGHVATTSQQQKINALNTLPVSTLAASTVMLAAATKVQNKIATEKAKVSATAVTITKSAALPVTPAVASSPKFSVAAGGITVRTATNKTANGGSGTIIGNSLQPNKPASIVNSTGAVISRSQSSLVEAFNKILNSKNLLPSYKPDLSAPPPPEWGLPLPATGYRCLECGDAFALERSLARHYDRRSLRIEVTCNHCAKRLAFFNKCSLLLHAREHKERGLVMQCSHLVMRPVTVEQMIGQQDIAPISVSSPSTTAGAPAVSATSSPMKDALSPASAQPRPVRRAPQGPQALMPLPCKKVEVLQYNNFKCPECQTQFSGKAELVTHFQQIRSTPNSTCTQCSPPMMLPNSCAVSAHQRIHKHRAPHVCPECGGVARQASFQTHLEEACLHFARRIGYRCSSCQVVFGGLNSIKSHIQTAHCEVFHKCPSCPMAFKSSPSAQSHISTQHPTLTGGQAKMIYKCVMCDTVFTQKPLLYMHFDTHLAKQKVHVFKCPDCTKLYAQKGSMMEHIKATHRGPTTKQEAQSDVSAPAPTPAATTSPSGPKSKCAGKTDNSDGEDWGREQEDEEEEEEDEDNDDADEDYEAPAGVSNSAGGSGNPSNQSDWTCPQCQTTFTDNEDYLGHVKLEHGKFPCRICGGAFSTSSSLRRHERVIHEGNKRVFHCQYCTEGKRTFGSRFLLDKHIRLHHRTTDGQGVPMTRKRAATGGDGPGSSTEQDGEGSTPGGKPADEEENTTEDGEEGTGPAKRTRASLASTSLPPSELEEEDSVFRCIPCGFSTEDGAEFQRHIPQHRADTASFQCLQCGVCFASAGSLSRHRFITHRVRDTQGDTDRGTPRAHTSPDGSPAPSPQGQGEDGDGNLSCKVCGRRFDKASDLNTHFRTHGMAFLTAHKTDKPQ; this is encoded by the exons ATGGGGGACATGAAGACCCCAGATTTTGATGACCTATTGGCAGCATTTGATATCCCTGACATAGATGCCAAAGAGGCCATTCAGTCTGCTCCAGATGAGGCAGAGGGACCCCATggaccaacagctgcacctcttgGAAAACCAGAAAGTGTTGTTGGCGTAGGATCCTCTCTGAGACCGCCAAGTCCCTCAGAACCTCAGACAGACACCTCGATTGTTAGTGTGATTGTGAAAAATAAAGTGCGTCTTGAGCCTGAGGAGGGAGATGCTGACCGGGACCCCATTGACGTTATTGCTGGGGTAGATGTGGGCCCTCGACTAGGTGCATGTGCCCCTGGGATTGCTGAATCTGAGGCTCTCAACCACAATGGTTTTAGAGCATCTGGGGTCTCCACACCGCTTCCTCTCAGCCAGGTCCAATCCAATGGTGCACCTTGGTCAATGAGTACACCTAAAGTGTCTTCAGAAACTGGAGCAGTGGGCTGTGGTGTGGCTAAGTCTCACAAGCAGAGTGGAAACATTTTAAACAGACTTAAACCTCTTGTGGCTCAAGGGTCTGGAGATCCAGTGGGTCGGGCCAGGAAGATGCAGCttcttcagcagcagcagcaccaacAGCAACAGGATACAGATCAAGATAAGGCAGATGGAGTCAAAGCGTCATTGCTCTCTTCTTCCTCTCTGTCAAGTGGGACTTCTCTAGGAACAGATGGGCCTGTTGGATTAGCCTCTCCTTTTTTTCCATCTTCCAAGCCTTTGCTTTCTCCTCCACCCTCTGCCCTCTCATCACACCCTTTGCACTCACCTCAGCCTTTTAATGGAGCATCCAAAAGTGGACCTGCTGGGTTTCAACCCCAGGAGTTGGAGGACGATGATTCTGATGTAGATTTGGGGAGCCCGCTAGTAATCCAGGAGAACCCAGACTCCCCATCATCCACTCAGTTGAGCCGTCGTTACAAGTCTGTCAGTGCTGACCCCAATAAGACCCACCCTCAGCCCTCCGCTGCATCTCATCCTAAACCTGGTGACACACCTTCAGGTGCGGCTTCTTCAACTTCCCGTCCTGGTTCAGCAGAGAGTCCCCCACTGGAGGACAAACACCCAGAACATGTCATAGAAGAAAGAGACTCACCAGAGAGTCCTGAACCAGAAACTCCAACAGCAACAGCTCATGCTGCAACCAAGAAGTGCTCTAGCCCTGCAGTGGCCTCTACTCCTCCTCCATCAGAACTACAGGAGCctaaagaggaggaggaagaaatgGAAGTAGGGAATGGGATTGATAGGGTAGTTGAAGGGAAAGCTGACATAGGGAAAGGAGACGATACAAGAACAGGTGAAGAGAAGATGGAGGTAGATGATAAGTCTAAGCTTCTGTCCGCTGAAGGAAAGGATGCGAGGATTCCTGCATCTGCTGCCTCTGGGGCTTCATCTCGACCCCTCAAAGTAAGAATAAAGACCATCAAAACGTCCACAGGTGGAATCACTAGAACTGTTACAAGGGTAGCTTCTAAAAGTGGGGCTGCTGGAGGTAAGGGTGTAGACACTAAATCTCAAGCTGGGGAACGAAAAACATTGGCAAACAAGTCTCAAAAAACTGAAATACCATCTGGACATGTGGCAACAACATCACAGCAGCAGAAAATAAACGCGCTTAACACCCTGCCAGTATCCACACTAGCAGCCAGCACTGTCATGCTAGCTGCTGCCACGAAGGTCCAAAACAAAATTGCGACTGAAAAAGCCAAGGTATCTGCCACTGCTGTCACCATCACCAAATCTGCAGCTCTGCCTGTGACTCCCGCTGTGGCCTCCTCTCCCAAGTTTTCTGTTGCTGCTGGTGGCATCACTGTTCGAACAGCCACTAATAAGACCGCTAACGGAGGTAGTGGCACCATCATTGGCAACAGTCTCCAACCAAACAAACCAGCCTCCATAGTCAACAGCACAGGCGCTGTCATCTCTCGCAGTCAGTCTAGTCTGGTAGAAGCTTTCAATAAAATCCTAAACAGTAAGAACCTTTTACCCAGCTATAAGCCTGACCTCTCAGCACCTCCACCACCTGAGTGGGGACTCCCACTTCCAGCCACAGGATATCGCTGTCTGGAGTGTGGAGATGCATTTGCTCTGGAGCGGAGCTTGGCTCGACACTACGACCGCAGGTCACTCCGCATCGAGGTAACCTGTAACCACTGTGCAAAGAGGCTGGCCTTCTTCAACAAGTGCAGTTTGTTGCTGCATGCCAGGGAGCATAAGGAGCGCGGACTCGTCATGCAGTGCTCCCACCTGGTCATGAGGCCAGTGACAGTGGAGCAGATGATTGGACAGCAGGACATTGCACCGATTAGTG TCTCCTCCCCTTCTACCACAGCCGGTGCTCCTGCCGTTTCTGCCACCTCGAGCCCAATGAAGGATGCTTTGTCTCCAGCATCAGCTCAGCCTCGACCGGTCCGCCGTGCGCCTCAGGGACCCCAGGCATTGATGCCTCTCCCATGCAAGAAGGTCGAGGTGTTGCAGTACAACAACTTCAAATGTCCAGAGTGCCAAACACAGTTCTCTGGCAAGGCCGAGCTGGTCACCCACTTCCAGCAGATCCGATCTACCCCCAACTCG ACTTGTACGCAGTGCTCTCCTCCCATGATGCTGCCAAACTCGTGCGCAGTGTCTGCTCACCAGAGGATCCACAAGCACCGAGCGCCCCACGTCTGTCCTGAGTGCGGGGGTGTTGCTCGGCAGGCCAGCTTCCAGACCCATCTAGAGGAGGCCTGTCTGCACTTTGCAAGGCGCATTGGCTACAG gtgCTCCAGCTGCCAGGTTGTGTTTGGTGGGTTGAACTCCATCAAGtcccacatccagactgctcactGCGAGGTCTTCCACAAGTGCCCCAGCTGCCCAATGGCCTTCAAGTCTTCCCCAAGCGCTCAGAGCCACATCAGCACGCAGCACCCAACGCTCACTGGAGGACAGGCCAA AATGATCTACAAGTGTGTGATGTGTGATACTGTTTTTACCCAAAAACCCTTGCTGTACATGCACTTTGACACTCACTTAGCCAAGCAAAAAGTGCACGTGTTCAAGTGTCCTGACTGCACCAAGCTCTATGCTCAGAAAGGTTCCATGATGGAACATATCAAG GCCACTCACCGAGGCCCGACAACCAAACAGGAGGCTCAGTCTGATGTCTCCGCCCCTGCCCCGACCCCGGCTGCTACAACCAGCCCCTCTGGCCCCAAGTCGAAATGTGCTGGAAAAACAGACAACTCAGATGGAGAGGACTGGGGACGTGAACAGGAagacgaagaggaggaggaggaggatgaagacAATGACGATGCGGATGAGGATTATGAGGCTCCAGCAGGTGTTTCAAACTCTGCAGGGGGAAGCGGTAACCCCAGCAACCAGTCAGACTGGACCTGCCCACAGTGTCAGACCACATTCACTGACAATGAGGACTATCTGGGTCATGTGAAGCTGGAGCATGGAAAG TTCCCTTGCCGTATTTGTGGAGGCGCATTCAGTACGTCATCCAGTCTGAGGCGTCACGAACGAGTCATTCACGAAGGCAACAAAAGAGTCTTCCATTGCCA ataTTGCACAGAAGGCAAGCGCACTTTCGGCAGCCGGTTCTTACTGGATAAACATATTCGGCTCCATCACAGAACCACGGATGGACAG GGTGTCCCCATGACCAGGAAACGTGCAGCCACTGGGGGGGATGGTCCAGGAAGCTCCACAGAGCAAGATGGCGAGGGCAGCACTCCGGGAGGCAAACCAGCAGACGAGGAAGAAAACACCACTGAAGACGGTGAAGAAGGTACCGGTCCTGCAAAGAGAACCAGGGCGTCTCTGGCCTCAACATCGTTACCACCTTCTGAACTGGAGGAGGAAGACAGTGTTTTCCGTTGCATCCCCTGCGGCTTCTCCACCGAGGACGGAGCCGAGTTTCAGCGCCACATCCCTCAGCATCGGGCAGACACCGCCTCCTTCCAGTGCCTGCAGTGCGGCGTGTGCTTTGCCTCTGCCGGCTCCCTCAGCAGGCACCGTTTCATCACTCACCGTGTGCGGGACACCCAGGGTGATACAGACCGCGGTACGCCGCGCGCCCacacctctcctgacggctcaccCGCTCCCTCTCCTCAGGGCCAAGGCGAGGACGGAGACGGTAATCTGAGCTGCAAGGTGTGCGGGCGGCGTTTCGACAAGGCCTCAGACCTCAACACTCATTTCAGGACCCACGGCATGGCCTTCCTCACCGCCCACAAGACAGACAAGCCCCAGTAG
- the znf687b gene encoding zinc finger protein 687b isoform X1, translating to MGDMKTPDFDDLLAAFDIPDIDAKEAIQSAPDEAEGPHGPTAAPLGKPESVVGVGSSLRPPSPSEPQTDTSIVSVIVKNKVRLEPEEGDADRDPIDVIAGVDVGPRLGACAPGIAESEALNHNGFRASGVSTPLPLSQVQSNGAPWSMSTPKVSSETGAVGCGVAKSHKQSGNILNRLKPLVAQGSGDPVGRARKMQLLQQQQHQQQQDTDQDKADGVKASLLSSSSLSSGTSLGTDGPVGLASPFFPSSKPLLSPPPSALSSHPLHSPQPFNGASKSGPAGFQPQELEDDDSDVDLGSPLVIQENPDSPSSTQLSRRYKSVSADPNKTHPQPSAASHPKPGDTPSGAASSTSRPGSAESPPLEDKHPEHVIEERDSPESPEPETPTATAHAATKKCSSPAVASTPPPSELQEPKEEEEEMEVGNGIDRVVEGKADIGKGDDTRTGEEKMEVDDKSKLLSAEGKDARIPASAASGASSRPLKVRIKTIKTSTGGITRTVTRVASKSGAAGGKGVDTKSQAGERKTLANKSQKTEIPSGHVATTSQQQKINALNTLPVSTLAASTVMLAAATKVQNKIATEKAKVSATAVTITKSAALPVTPAVASSPKFSVAAGGITVRTATNKTANGGSGTIIGNSLQPNKPASIVNSTGAVISRSQSSLVEAFNKILNSKNLLPSYKPDLSAPPPPEWGLPLPATGYRCLECGDAFALERSLARHYDRRSLRIEVTCNHCAKRLAFFNKCSLLLHAREHKERGLVMQCSHLVMRPVTVEQMIGQQDIAPISGLLSSSSSSPPVSSPSTTAGAPAVSATSSPMKDALSPASAQPRPVRRAPQGPQALMPLPCKKVEVLQYNNFKCPECQTQFSGKAELVTHFQQIRSTPNSTCTQCSPPMMLPNSCAVSAHQRIHKHRAPHVCPECGGVARQASFQTHLEEACLHFARRIGYRCSSCQVVFGGLNSIKSHIQTAHCEVFHKCPSCPMAFKSSPSAQSHISTQHPTLTGGQAKMIYKCVMCDTVFTQKPLLYMHFDTHLAKQKVHVFKCPDCTKLYAQKGSMMEHIKATHRGPTTKQEAQSDVSAPAPTPAATTSPSGPKSKCAGKTDNSDGEDWGREQEDEEEEEEDEDNDDADEDYEAPAGVSNSAGGSGNPSNQSDWTCPQCQTTFTDNEDYLGHVKLEHGKFPCRICGGAFSTSSSLRRHERVIHEGNKRVFHCQYCTEGKRTFGSRFLLDKHIRLHHRTTDGQGVPMTRKRAATGGDGPGSSTEQDGEGSTPGGKPADEEENTTEDGEEGTGPAKRTRASLASTSLPPSELEEEDSVFRCIPCGFSTEDGAEFQRHIPQHRADTASFQCLQCGVCFASAGSLSRHRFITHRVRDTQGDTDRGTPRAHTSPDGSPAPSPQGQGEDGDGNLSCKVCGRRFDKASDLNTHFRTHGMAFLTAHKTDKPQ from the exons ATGGGGGACATGAAGACCCCAGATTTTGATGACCTATTGGCAGCATTTGATATCCCTGACATAGATGCCAAAGAGGCCATTCAGTCTGCTCCAGATGAGGCAGAGGGACCCCATggaccaacagctgcacctcttgGAAAACCAGAAAGTGTTGTTGGCGTAGGATCCTCTCTGAGACCGCCAAGTCCCTCAGAACCTCAGACAGACACCTCGATTGTTAGTGTGATTGTGAAAAATAAAGTGCGTCTTGAGCCTGAGGAGGGAGATGCTGACCGGGACCCCATTGACGTTATTGCTGGGGTAGATGTGGGCCCTCGACTAGGTGCATGTGCCCCTGGGATTGCTGAATCTGAGGCTCTCAACCACAATGGTTTTAGAGCATCTGGGGTCTCCACACCGCTTCCTCTCAGCCAGGTCCAATCCAATGGTGCACCTTGGTCAATGAGTACACCTAAAGTGTCTTCAGAAACTGGAGCAGTGGGCTGTGGTGTGGCTAAGTCTCACAAGCAGAGTGGAAACATTTTAAACAGACTTAAACCTCTTGTGGCTCAAGGGTCTGGAGATCCAGTGGGTCGGGCCAGGAAGATGCAGCttcttcagcagcagcagcaccaacAGCAACAGGATACAGATCAAGATAAGGCAGATGGAGTCAAAGCGTCATTGCTCTCTTCTTCCTCTCTGTCAAGTGGGACTTCTCTAGGAACAGATGGGCCTGTTGGATTAGCCTCTCCTTTTTTTCCATCTTCCAAGCCTTTGCTTTCTCCTCCACCCTCTGCCCTCTCATCACACCCTTTGCACTCACCTCAGCCTTTTAATGGAGCATCCAAAAGTGGACCTGCTGGGTTTCAACCCCAGGAGTTGGAGGACGATGATTCTGATGTAGATTTGGGGAGCCCGCTAGTAATCCAGGAGAACCCAGACTCCCCATCATCCACTCAGTTGAGCCGTCGTTACAAGTCTGTCAGTGCTGACCCCAATAAGACCCACCCTCAGCCCTCCGCTGCATCTCATCCTAAACCTGGTGACACACCTTCAGGTGCGGCTTCTTCAACTTCCCGTCCTGGTTCAGCAGAGAGTCCCCCACTGGAGGACAAACACCCAGAACATGTCATAGAAGAAAGAGACTCACCAGAGAGTCCTGAACCAGAAACTCCAACAGCAACAGCTCATGCTGCAACCAAGAAGTGCTCTAGCCCTGCAGTGGCCTCTACTCCTCCTCCATCAGAACTACAGGAGCctaaagaggaggaggaagaaatgGAAGTAGGGAATGGGATTGATAGGGTAGTTGAAGGGAAAGCTGACATAGGGAAAGGAGACGATACAAGAACAGGTGAAGAGAAGATGGAGGTAGATGATAAGTCTAAGCTTCTGTCCGCTGAAGGAAAGGATGCGAGGATTCCTGCATCTGCTGCCTCTGGGGCTTCATCTCGACCCCTCAAAGTAAGAATAAAGACCATCAAAACGTCCACAGGTGGAATCACTAGAACTGTTACAAGGGTAGCTTCTAAAAGTGGGGCTGCTGGAGGTAAGGGTGTAGACACTAAATCTCAAGCTGGGGAACGAAAAACATTGGCAAACAAGTCTCAAAAAACTGAAATACCATCTGGACATGTGGCAACAACATCACAGCAGCAGAAAATAAACGCGCTTAACACCCTGCCAGTATCCACACTAGCAGCCAGCACTGTCATGCTAGCTGCTGCCACGAAGGTCCAAAACAAAATTGCGACTGAAAAAGCCAAGGTATCTGCCACTGCTGTCACCATCACCAAATCTGCAGCTCTGCCTGTGACTCCCGCTGTGGCCTCCTCTCCCAAGTTTTCTGTTGCTGCTGGTGGCATCACTGTTCGAACAGCCACTAATAAGACCGCTAACGGAGGTAGTGGCACCATCATTGGCAACAGTCTCCAACCAAACAAACCAGCCTCCATAGTCAACAGCACAGGCGCTGTCATCTCTCGCAGTCAGTCTAGTCTGGTAGAAGCTTTCAATAAAATCCTAAACAGTAAGAACCTTTTACCCAGCTATAAGCCTGACCTCTCAGCACCTCCACCACCTGAGTGGGGACTCCCACTTCCAGCCACAGGATATCGCTGTCTGGAGTGTGGAGATGCATTTGCTCTGGAGCGGAGCTTGGCTCGACACTACGACCGCAGGTCACTCCGCATCGAGGTAACCTGTAACCACTGTGCAAAGAGGCTGGCCTTCTTCAACAAGTGCAGTTTGTTGCTGCATGCCAGGGAGCATAAGGAGCGCGGACTCGTCATGCAGTGCTCCCACCTGGTCATGAGGCCAGTGACAGTGGAGCAGATGATTGGACAGCAGGACATTGCACCGATTAGTG GCCTGCtctcctcttcatcctcttctCCTCCAGTCTCCTCCCCTTCTACCACAGCCGGTGCTCCTGCCGTTTCTGCCACCTCGAGCCCAATGAAGGATGCTTTGTCTCCAGCATCAGCTCAGCCTCGACCGGTCCGCCGTGCGCCTCAGGGACCCCAGGCATTGATGCCTCTCCCATGCAAGAAGGTCGAGGTGTTGCAGTACAACAACTTCAAATGTCCAGAGTGCCAAACACAGTTCTCTGGCAAGGCCGAGCTGGTCACCCACTTCCAGCAGATCCGATCTACCCCCAACTCG ACTTGTACGCAGTGCTCTCCTCCCATGATGCTGCCAAACTCGTGCGCAGTGTCTGCTCACCAGAGGATCCACAAGCACCGAGCGCCCCACGTCTGTCCTGAGTGCGGGGGTGTTGCTCGGCAGGCCAGCTTCCAGACCCATCTAGAGGAGGCCTGTCTGCACTTTGCAAGGCGCATTGGCTACAG gtgCTCCAGCTGCCAGGTTGTGTTTGGTGGGTTGAACTCCATCAAGtcccacatccagactgctcactGCGAGGTCTTCCACAAGTGCCCCAGCTGCCCAATGGCCTTCAAGTCTTCCCCAAGCGCTCAGAGCCACATCAGCACGCAGCACCCAACGCTCACTGGAGGACAGGCCAA AATGATCTACAAGTGTGTGATGTGTGATACTGTTTTTACCCAAAAACCCTTGCTGTACATGCACTTTGACACTCACTTAGCCAAGCAAAAAGTGCACGTGTTCAAGTGTCCTGACTGCACCAAGCTCTATGCTCAGAAAGGTTCCATGATGGAACATATCAAG GCCACTCACCGAGGCCCGACAACCAAACAGGAGGCTCAGTCTGATGTCTCCGCCCCTGCCCCGACCCCGGCTGCTACAACCAGCCCCTCTGGCCCCAAGTCGAAATGTGCTGGAAAAACAGACAACTCAGATGGAGAGGACTGGGGACGTGAACAGGAagacgaagaggaggaggaggaggatgaagacAATGACGATGCGGATGAGGATTATGAGGCTCCAGCAGGTGTTTCAAACTCTGCAGGGGGAAGCGGTAACCCCAGCAACCAGTCAGACTGGACCTGCCCACAGTGTCAGACCACATTCACTGACAATGAGGACTATCTGGGTCATGTGAAGCTGGAGCATGGAAAG TTCCCTTGCCGTATTTGTGGAGGCGCATTCAGTACGTCATCCAGTCTGAGGCGTCACGAACGAGTCATTCACGAAGGCAACAAAAGAGTCTTCCATTGCCA ataTTGCACAGAAGGCAAGCGCACTTTCGGCAGCCGGTTCTTACTGGATAAACATATTCGGCTCCATCACAGAACCACGGATGGACAG GGTGTCCCCATGACCAGGAAACGTGCAGCCACTGGGGGGGATGGTCCAGGAAGCTCCACAGAGCAAGATGGCGAGGGCAGCACTCCGGGAGGCAAACCAGCAGACGAGGAAGAAAACACCACTGAAGACGGTGAAGAAGGTACCGGTCCTGCAAAGAGAACCAGGGCGTCTCTGGCCTCAACATCGTTACCACCTTCTGAACTGGAGGAGGAAGACAGTGTTTTCCGTTGCATCCCCTGCGGCTTCTCCACCGAGGACGGAGCCGAGTTTCAGCGCCACATCCCTCAGCATCGGGCAGACACCGCCTCCTTCCAGTGCCTGCAGTGCGGCGTGTGCTTTGCCTCTGCCGGCTCCCTCAGCAGGCACCGTTTCATCACTCACCGTGTGCGGGACACCCAGGGTGATACAGACCGCGGTACGCCGCGCGCCCacacctctcctgacggctcaccCGCTCCCTCTCCTCAGGGCCAAGGCGAGGACGGAGACGGTAATCTGAGCTGCAAGGTGTGCGGGCGGCGTTTCGACAAGGCCTCAGACCTCAACACTCATTTCAGGACCCACGGCATGGCCTTCCTCACCGCCCACAAGACAGACAAGCCCCAGTAG